A region from the Pararge aegeria chromosome Z, ilParAegt1.1, whole genome shotgun sequence genome encodes:
- the LOC120636098 gene encoding uncharacterized protein LOC120636098 — MLDYDIVACIASVVLYVIIHKKNRKIKRRYWVRPSLRNRPNVSPILEDFRRDDINRRNIRSKFNTFLRISSEEFEILLNLTGPMISKTDTRWRNAVSASDRLAITLRYLATGDSYFSLGTLFKVSPQVISLIILDVCQTLVSTLSNYLRMPNTHGEWLSVARSFMQKWNVPNCVGALDGKHIRILCPTNSGSEFFNYKSYFSIVLLALIDANYNFLYVDIGCQGRISDGGVLRNSTLFDMIRDGTLSLPQAIPLQGRNTPVPFYFIGDDAFPISQNIIKPFSGYHAKGSPERVFNYRLSRGRMVVEDAFGILSNKFRILHSRIGLQNEKAKIVVMACVHLHNFMKRNERTTDGVLNEMQQNIPQIALNVEPSVIRNELKCYFLSEQGQLPWQYQI, encoded by the exons ATGTTGGACTATGATATAGTTGCGTGTATCGCAAGTGTAGTGTTGTatgtcattattcataaaaagaaccGCAAAATCAAACGAAGATATTGGGTCAGACCAAGTCTTCGAAATAGGCCTAATGTGTCCCCGATACTTGAAGATTTTAGAAGGGACGACATAAACCGAAGAAATATTCGTTcgaaatttaacacttttctaAGGATCTCTAGTgaagaatttgaaatattactgaATTTAACTGGACCCATGAtatcaaaaactgacacccGCTGGAGAAATGCTGTGTCAGCTTCCGATCGACTAGCAATTACTTTGAGATACCTGGCTACAGGAGACTCTTATTTTTCACTCGGTACACTGTTTAAAGTGTCTCCacaagttatttctttaataattctagATGTTTGTCAAACTTTGGTGTCTACATTATCCAATTATTTAAGG atgccGAATACACATGGAGAATGGCTATCAGTGGCTCGAAGTTTCATGCAGAAATGGAATGTACCTAATTGCGTAGGTGCCCTCGATGGGAAACATATACGTATACTATGTCCAACTAATAGCGGTtctgagttttttaattataagtcatATTTCAGTATTGTTTTGCTAGCTTTAATCGATgccaattataactttttatacgtaGACATTGGATGTCAGGGCAGAATATCTGATGGTGGAGTTCTACGAAATTCAACTTTATTTGATATGATACGAGATGGAACTTTAAGTCTGCCACAAGCGATTCCATTACAAGGGAGAAATACACCTGTACCTTTTTATTTCATCGGTGACGATGCTTTCCCCATCtcacagaatataataaaaccgtttTCTGGATATCATGCAAAAGGATCACCTGAGagggtttttaattatagactTAGTCGCGGGCGCATGGTTGTAGAAGACGCGTTTGgcattttatctaataaattcagaattttgcATTCACGCATTGGTTTACAAAATGAGAAAGCAAAAATTGTCGTGATGGCTTGTGTGCATCtgcataattttatgaagaGAAATGAAAGAACTACTGATGGAGTTTTGAACGAAATGCAACAAAATATACCGCAGATCGCTCTAAATGTAGAACCAAGTGTAATTAGAAATGagctaaaatgttattttctatcGGAACAAGGTCAGCTTCCTTggcaatatcaaatataa